The Budorcas taxicolor isolate Tak-1 chromosome 5, Takin1.1, whole genome shotgun sequence genome includes a window with the following:
- the ATP5MC2 gene encoding ATP synthase F(0) complex subunit C2, mitochondrial, with product MYTCAKFVSTPSLIRRTSTLLSRSLSAVVVRRLETLTDESHSSLAVVPRPLTTSLTPSRSFQTSAISRDIDTAAKFIGAGAATVGVAGSGAGIGTVFGSLIIGYARNPSLKQQLFSYAILGFALSEAMGLFCLMVAFLILFAM from the exons ATGTACACTTGCGCCAAGTTCGTCTCCACCCCCTCCTTG ATCAGGAGAACCTCTACACTGTTGAGCcgatcactgtctgcagtggtgGTAAGACGACTGGAGACACTGACAGATGAG AGCCACAGCAGCTTGGCAGTAGTCCCCCGTCCCCTGACCACCTCACTGACTCCTAGCCGCAGTTTCCAAACCAGTGCCATTTCAAGGGACATTGACACAGCAGCCAAGTTCattggagctggggctgccacagTAGGGGTGGCTGGCTCTGGAGCTGGAATTGGGACCGTGTTTGGGAGTCTCATCATTGGTTATGCCAG gaACCCTTCTCTGAAGCAGCAGCTCTTCTCCTACGCCATTCTGGGCTTTGCCCTCTCGGAGGCCATGGGGCTCTTTTGCCTGATGGTGGCCTTTCTCATCCTCTTCGCCATGTGA